A genomic region of Papaver somniferum cultivar HN1 chromosome 7, ASM357369v1, whole genome shotgun sequence contains the following coding sequences:
- the LOC113295473 gene encoding uncharacterized protein LOC113295473, giving the protein MWVEKTLLALGKTLGTLIVVDKRTLNHEYGHYASVLIDIDFAKLNSDSVYVEAGGRNFLQPFEILKKPKYCFKCKIVDHLDSECRKKHVTAVNTPPVTVSTSKQSNTLVIHQGDANSAWKVAGHKKNVTDELENSEAVLRRATTEFEKAKQAKIAHSVLVDRAKSLSIVSLSTNPVGNVELAIPNPGRIPVSSLSTPVCDALEESSEYISHNKFNILGEVGEPLNNLLLEINKVDEVAKRAKQKQVLALQAKIDALRDNDSMLDSEDSELGIRARKGSSPRLKSSSHTSHQVNISKTQPPKV; this is encoded by the exons ATGTGGGTGGAAAAAACGTTGTTAGCTTTAGGAAAAACTCTGGGTACTCTTATTGTAGTGGACAAACGAACCCTAAACCATGAGTATGGGCATTATGCCTCAGTTCTGATCGATATTGATTTTGCAAAGCTTAATTCAGACTCTGTTTATGTTGAAGCTGGTGGACGCAATTTTTTGCAACCCTTTGAAATTTTGAAGAAGCCGAAATACTGTTTTAAGTGCAAAATAGTTGACCACCTAGACTCAGAGTGCAGAAAGAAGCATGTTACTGCAGTTAATACGCCACCCGTTACTGTCAGTACATCGAAGCAATCTAATACTCTAGTTATCCACCAGGGTGACGCTAATTCAGCATGGAAAGTTGCAGGTCACAAGAAGAATG TTACAGATGAACTTGAGAATTCCGAAGCTGTTTTGCGCAGGGCTACAACTGAGTTTGAGAAAGCCAAACAAGCTAAAATTGCGCATTCAGTTTTAGTCGACAGGGCAAAGTCGTTAAGTATTGTTTCCTTGAGTACTAATCcagttgggaatgttgaattggcaATTCCTAATCCTGGTAGGATTCCTGTTTCATCTTTGTCTACACCGGTGTGTGATGCTCTTGAAGAAAGTTCGGAATATATCTCTCATAACAAGTTCAACATTCTGGGTGAAGTTGGTGAGCCTTTGAATAACCTTCTTTTGGAGATTAATAAGGTTGATGAAGTAGCTAAACGTGCTAAGCAGAAGCAGGTGTTAGCTCTTCAAGCAAAAATTGATGCTTTGAGAGATAATGACTCAATGTTGGACTCTGAAGATTCTGAATTGGGTATTCGAGCTCGAAAGGGTTCTTCACCAAGACTAAAATCCTCCTCACATACTTCTCATCAAGTAAATATATCTAAAACTCAACCCCCCAAAGTTTAA